One candidate division WOR-3 bacterium genomic window, GTCATCCTTACCCGGTATATTACAACCGATGGGTGCTAATAAAATTGATTATGGCGAGTTAAAAATGGCAGAACTTTTCCATGGCCATCTGGGTCCGTGGCTGGTTTTAGGTCTGCGGGCGGGCAGGTATGCCCGAAGAAGGTTGAAGGGGACGCCGTTTGATTTGATGGCGATTGTTGAGTGTCCAGCAAAGCCACCGGTAAGCTGTTTTATTGACGGTGTTCAGCTGGGGTCGGGTTGCACAATGGGTAAAACCAATATTCAGCACCGGATAAAACCAAATGGGTGCCGGGTCGTTTTCCAGCACCGGGACACGGCGGAAAAGGTCACCTTTAAGGTGCGGAGCGATGTGTTCGAGT contains:
- a CDS encoding formylmethanofuran dehydrogenase subunit E family protein; protein product: MGANKIDYGELKMAELFHGHLGPWLVLGLRAGRYARRRLKGTPFDLMAIVECPAKPPVSCFIDGVQLGSGCTMGKTNIQHRIKPNGCRVVFQHRDTAEKVTFKVRSDVFESLVNLKKKDAIAVAHEMYAKPFSRLFLTAGAEARKR